In the genome of Anthonomus grandis grandis chromosome 15, icAntGran1.3, whole genome shotgun sequence, the window GATTTTGTATTTGGGACTTAAACTAAATaacgtaaaaaattataaataactatgaaataaaacttatataGTAGCGAGTATACTATGATAGAGTAGTCATTCGCTATCTGATGCGGTCCAAGAATCGTCACTATCACTACTTTCGAAACCAGGAGTGATAATAAGAGGTTCAACCATAACTTCAGCTTGCGTATCCAAATCCCacattttttgttcttcttTAATGACGTGCCCAATACACTTCTTCCAATCATCTGCTGTCACGCCATTAATAGCTTCACTTAACAACAGCTTAACGTCATTTAATTTGAAGGTTGTATTTTTTCTCGCAACTTCACCTTTTATCTGCGCCCATATAAGTTCTATCGGATTTAGCTCACAGTGGTATGGAGGTAATCGCAATAGAGTAACTCCACATTTATGCGCCATTTCATCGACAACATATTTAATATACCGGTCTTTATGTACCCGGACAATATCAAGCAATTGTACTTTTAGCAAATTTTCATCAAACTGgatgttttttgattttatccaGTCTATTATGTCGGCTTTTTGCCAAGCAGACGTAGGTAATTTTTCTACTCGGCGACTGTGATACGGCGCATTGTCTATAACGATCACCGAACCGGGTTCCACAAGCCGTAATACTGATGAAAACCACTTTTCAAATACGTCACTGTTCATATCTTGATGGTAGTCGCCACTTTTTTTAGATTCGAAAACGTTAAGCCCGCCATCCAAAAATCCAGAGTTACTACCTATGTGGGTAATAATCAGACGACGGCCCTTACCGGAAGGACATTTCAAGCCTGTCGATAACCCGTCAAGGAATGCTTGCCGTGAGCTTGTGACATTTAAGTCCTGCCATACTTTTGAGCGAGTGTGTCCCTCATTTAACCAAGTCTCGTCAGTATAATAGATCTTATTCCCTTTAAGCCTATGGTCacgtatttgttttaaaaattttcttcgcCACAACACAATGTCATCTTTCTCAATTAAAAAGCTTTTGCGATTTCGCTTCAAATACCGGAAGTTTAAACCGCGTAATGTTCGCTTTAAAACTCCAAGGGATATTTTGGTTAAAGAATCATCATCATCTACTTCAgccttaattttctttagtGTTGGCatttcatttctaaaaaaaaaactgtgcaCTTTGCGGcgaagtatatattttatatcatcCTCTAGAACAATTTTCTTTCTACCtcttgtttcctttttttgctTCTTGTTATTAACTTTAAGCGATCGGAAAACTGTCCTAGGACATAATTTTGTTAAACTTCCGCACAAATTTGCTGCGTCTTCGGCACATAAATCGGGATTTTGAGCGCGAATACTTTCATATACAGTTTTTACCATTGCATGTTCGCCCAtagttaaatgttttttc includes:
- the LOC126745313 gene encoding uncharacterized protein LOC126745313, which produces MNSDVFEKWFSSVLRLVEPGSVIVIDNAPYHSRRVEKLPTSAWQKADIIDWIKSKNIQFDENLLKVQLLDIVRVHKDRYIKYVVDEMAHKCGVTLLRLPPYHCELNPIELIWAQIKGEVARKNTTFKLNDVKLLLSEAINGVTADDWKKCIGHVIKEEQKMWDLDTQAEVMVEPLIITPGFESSDSDDSWTASDSE